One genomic window of Solanum dulcamara chromosome 12, daSolDulc1.2, whole genome shotgun sequence includes the following:
- the LOC129875585 gene encoding uncharacterized protein LOC129875585 yields MQKFTNEDPPVPAVDMPANEKFMITEAWTQVDFLCKGYILSALDDDLYNVYNAVKTSKELWDALEKKYKTEDACLKKFVVAKFLDYKMIDSRTVGTQVQELQLIFHDLIAEGMVVNEAFQVAAMIEKLPPSWRDFKNYLKHKRKEMKLEDLVIRLKIEEDNKTAEKKLRGNSAIMRANIILLLTVMSLDEEESDRPGAFIFPFSWWKIGH; encoded by the exons atgcagaagttcactaACGAAGATCCTCCTGTGCCCGCTGTTGATATGCcggccaatgaaaaatttatgattactgaggcatggacacaggtagattttctatgcaagggctacatcctaagtgctttggatgatgatttgtacaatgtctataatgctgtgaaaacttctaaagaattatgggatgcacttgagaagaagtacaagactgaagacgcatgcttgaaaaaatttgtggttgctaagttcctagactataaaatgatagatagcagaactgttggaacccaagttcaagaactacaacttatttttcatgaccttattgctgaaggcatggtagttaatgaagcatttcaagtggctgcgatgatagaaaaattgcctccttcgtggagagatttcaaaaattatctaaagcacaagcgtaaggaaatgaagttggaagatcttgtgattcgtctcaagattgaggaagataacaaaacagcagAAAAGAAGTTGCGTGGAAATTCAGCAATTATGAgagcgaacatc ATTCT tttactaacagtTATGTCTCTAGATGAAGAGGAAAGCGATCGTCCAGGggcttttatttttcctttctcttggtGGAAGATAGGTCattag